In Lolium rigidum isolate FL_2022 chromosome 3, APGP_CSIRO_Lrig_0.1, whole genome shotgun sequence, the genomic window GCAGATGCACAGCCGCAACTACCGTGTGCCTGACCCATTCAACGGCCAAGTGCGTTGTCGATCCATTGTCTTCTTCCCTGACTGGCAGGCTATAGCTGCATATACATATGTGGAATAACTGACATTTCTTAGCTTCTCGCATGTACCAACATCATTGGTAGCTAGGTTGTGGTGATCGTAGGATATGCGCCAAGTGGACTCGACATTTCCAGGGACATTGTTGGTGTCGCCAAAGAGGTCCATGTAGCGCACCGGTCGCCCGCTACCTCTGAAACGCAGAGCACTGCCCATGCCAACATGTGGCTTCATCCAACGGTAAAGCAACTCAGTCATACTGTATATATCTTCTCAAATTGTGGCCACGTCCCATGTTTGAAACGTTTGCAGATCGAGCGTACAGAGGAAGACGGCAGCGTGGTGTTCCAAGACGGCAGTCGGGTCAAAGCCGACGCCATCTTGCATTGCACTGGGTAAGAATCAGCGCGCGCCTTTTCTTTAGCTTAGCAGAAATATACAATGCCTATACATGCTTGATTAAAAGAACACCTTGCATGTACAAAAATAATTATGTGGAAAGGTATGCATATGTAGATACAAGTACAACTTCCCGTTCCTAGGTGACGATGTTGGTATCCTCGTGGATGATAATCGCGTACATCCGCTGTACAAGCATGTGTTCCCACCACATCTAGCTCCTCACATATCCTTCATCGGATTGTCCCTCAAGGTCAGCTCAATTTGCTCGCTAATCAATCATGGGAACTCAATCTGGAACTACTTGTTTAATCTATGCTTGCAGTCATGCTTATGGATAGAGCATCTCTCTTTGCAGGCTCTCCAGTTTCCAGTGTTTCAACTGCAAAGCAACTGGGTGGCCAGAGTCTTATCAGAAAGGGCTAAGCTCCCATCACAAGAGGAAATGATGGAGGATATGACAGCTTTTTACTCGAAGTTGGAAGCTAGAGGATGCCCGAAAAGATACACTCATGACCTAGGAGAATGCACGGTACGTACGTACACACATTCATTTTCATTTCCATGATAACCAACTTGATTTGTTTTCAATTTAATTTGGGTGTACAGTATGAGTATGAGGATTGGGTCGCAGATCAATGTGGGTTGGAGAGGATTGAAAGGTggaggaaagagatgtttgttgcgGCGCTGAAGAACTTTGCCGATCGTCCCGAGAGCTACCGAAATGAATGGGATGACGACCACTTGTTGCTAGAAGCACACCGAGATTTCACCAAATATTTTTGACTAATTTGCGGGTGACTATTTATTGGCTTTGGTGTACTCCTGCTAGGCCATGGTTGTTCTTGTTCCCTATATAGGATAATTCCTTCAATAACTCCATTAATTTGCACATGTGATGTCCATACTTTTTAAAAGCATCTACCACCACATTTCTACAGTTGCTTTAATTACCATATGAGTATTAGAGAGAGGTTTTGCACCATCTTTATGTTAGAACGTGATGCACATACCCACAAAAGGAAGTATGCGTATAGATAACTTGTTTTATAATGCTATAGTCATGCCACCATGTTTATGAGCGAGTAGTCAAGCGTATCATGAAACCCAGTCCACTACTTTATCATAAGAAATACATTTTACTTTACTTTACCCATCTAGGTTGCATTTTAGATATTTATTATACCCTACTTTACCATTAATTGCATTTAAATTTACTAatttttctactactttaatacaAAACTAATACTTcgtatatcactagtagaaaaagaggcttccgtccacccccattagtcccggaaatattcgaaccgcgactaaagggggctttagtcgcggttcgggaggtgacccgcgactaatgctccatccgcgacgaaagggtaaccctttagtcgcggttggtaacaccaaccgggactaaagggctatggagagATGCGGctggcggaaaaacctttagtcgcggttggggacaccaaccgcgactaaagggtacccttttagtcccggttggtgtccccaaccgcgactaaaggtttttccgagtttttttactcgCACGCACCCTGcacacacacccccccccccccgtggatcgcctttttttggtttgtaaaatacaaaagaaaatgatagaaaattcaaaaaaaaaattgttttcagattcttgtatgttatgcaagctactattcggagaaattaagaaattcgaattttcacttttttttgcaaaaaaaggttAAAAAatagtaaaaccgcaataacttttgcatacgacgtcggaaaaaaacgtataatatatcaaaaaaatcctgggaaaaagttacattcgAAGGAACcaaggtttacccggttagccaatttttagattctcaaaattccaaatgaaaatacaaaaacaggaagattttagtttttgctataaattatggattttatatttttaaaaattttcaaaaaaataaaattaataattgcatccagcataaaaattactattacttttacccaattttaagattttcaaatttttaggttttaggtttggcaaaaaaaaaatttaaaaaataaaaaatttaaaagtaataaaaattaaaaagttaatgtttatttatttattcacgattattattacatcattatttttgtttatgaaaaaaattatttgaaattcaaacaataaaaaaatgtgacatcgaccatgtaagggtacattgcccctatgtgtggtttcggtaattaatgacaacccctatggactaatgttttcattgagtttatatgaaggaatattccataggtactacttgctctccatgtgttggattcaagtatggatgccatgaagataaagatataccttgtgtattggcatcaagatcatcggtatgaagatatatatgtgatatgatcaagaagaagaaatgaagatggagttcttatgtggaactcaatattagccatgctctatcttaagtgagtatgagaagatacaaggttgatttgggcaagttcaagatgagcatctcaagtggatcacatgcttgaagctttctgtccatttggtgataatggacttgtgaagatgtgcatcaatggagctttcccatcatagtgtatgggggagcatttgtgagtcttcacgaagcaacattggtcaagtgaggcattccggcttgagtggagcttgaagacctaccatcaagatcaagcgggatgcgcaaggcaaaggtatggccttgctaggttttccttttaccggtctcaaggtggttgttgggagaccggattataggatagatagccgcactatcaagaggggctttcggttgggtaacttgatcgcatcgtcttagggagctcaatcctttgcatactttgcatatccctattgcttcttggtgtttctctgtgtgaggttcttgagcttgttgctagctttacaacaagcccaagttcatcgaaaacggaatccgcatgcatcttctattgcgttttcgagtttggacgtcttcaccgtttcttgacggtgggagactctctctctaaaatcatctaaaaatgttctgtgaggagtctccatatttccaattttgttggggttctattcgtcattatctttccaacaaaattggtttcatgtcaatcggggtccggacacaaaagttatcacagtttttgtataaacatgttttcctgctcacccggtttgggacccggtcggaccggcccgtgcgccggactagctccggcctgccgcccggtcagccggcctaccaaccggcgggctcggcgtgccgtccggtcgaccggtcgacaaccggtcgacaaccgggcgccaaccggatgagttcctggaagacgcaaagtgtctccggtccgtggtccggtccgaccgggccccggaccggacggcccggccccgagcccggttgaccggcttcctcgacggttttctcagcccaacttttccccaacggttatatttgctcttgggctataaatagcccttcttccaccttgggctgagtcagttcttccattctctctcctccattgttgcatttgaagaacttgctctcccctttgattcctccaaccattcttgctcattcttgagggatctaagagaggagatctagatctacacttccaccaatccatttcttctctaagtgagggaatctcttgggatctagatcttggagtcttttgttgactttccccattgttcttcctctccaatctcatcctagcatttgttgtttgggtgggatttgagagtgaaggacttgaacacctctagtgttcttgctttgcatcattgcatagtgttgagctctccaccacgattagttcgagtgagagaccgtgagcttgttactcttggagggaaacctcctagttggcttggcggttggtgctccggtgatctcttcaagaagattgtgaagaggcccgggcttctccttcgtggagcttgtgaagtggttgtggagcttgccatctccggagcggaggaaaagctaaccataaggaaagggccattatccttcgtgggtgtggttcggagaatagggtgagccttcgtggcgcggggaatccttcgtgggacctccactcctccaaacgtgacgtaccttgttgcaaagcaagggaacacgggaatacatcctcgtctccgcgtgcctcggttatttctatacccgagctctctttccttgtgatagccatcgtgcttgaagtacatatatcttgctatcacttgtgctacatatatcttgtgcctatcttgcttagctctagttgccattgtcacacttagttgagcttagcatatttagggtttgtgcttgtaaactaaacattagtttaattccgcattcttacaagacaaatccgcaagagtttgtaattgcctattcacccccccctctaggcgacatctcgatctttcaattggtatcgagccgggtctctccttgtttaaggcttcaccgccttgagagtaaagatgtcggctagtatagtgcacaatgacacaattgtctttaatggcacaaattatcttttgtggagaaattgcttgctttgtaagcttcggaccttgtgtccacatatagagaaatttctagatgtcggtttttctcctccgatggattctcaaaatctatctttagaggatgagaaaacttacatcttgaagc contains:
- the LOC124701141 gene encoding flavin-containing monooxygenase FMO GS-OX-like 2 is translated as MPSRSLHVAVIGAGAAGLVAARELRREGHDPVVFERGAGVGGNWLYHPAASADPLGAGGVQSSLYASLRTNVPRECMGFMDFPFVAGAGAMSSYSDDPRRFPGHEEVLRYLQEFARRFDLLGLIRLQTEVVSVRRDDASAGWKLSYRSWRKLPGAGGEELEEEVFDAVVVCNGHSDEPRLADIAGIDGWPGMQMHSRNYRVPDPFNGQVVVIVGYAPSGLDISRDIVGVAKEVHVAHRSPATSETQSTAHANMWLHPTIERTEEDGSVVFQDGSRVKADAILHCTGYKYNFPFLGDDVGILVDDNRVHPLYKHVFPPHLAPHISFIGLSLKALQFPVFQLQSNWVARVLSERAKLPSQEEMMEDMTAFYSKLEARGCPKRYTHDLGECTYEYEDWVADQCGLERIERWRKEMFVAALKNFADRPESYRNEWDDDHLLLEAHRDFTKYF